The Flammeovirga yaeyamensis genome segment CTGAAGGTAAAGGCTCTGACGGTTGGGCTTTGCTTGACTATGTTACAGTAGTAGCACATGTTTTTCTACCAAAGAAAAGAGAGTTTTATGCTCTAGAAGAACTTTGGGGAGATGCTAAGGTATTTAAATTACCTACCGAATAAGAATTAATAAACACTTAAGATCATAGTTTTCGAATGGATCAAAAACAGAGGAACACGCCTAAAAACCCAATGCCAAAGGGAAACAACTATCAATTGTGGATTTTATTATCCTTAATTTTAGTGGTTTTAGGTTTGGCATACTTTAGTAACAAAAGTGGGGCTACCGAACCAACAAACATTAATGAATTCAAGACAATGCTGAAAGACGGCGACGTAGAAAAAGTCGTTGTTCTCAATGATAAATGGGCAGAAATCTACTTATCAAATGAAGCATTAAAGAAAAATAAATACAAAAAACTTCAACAGGAGAGAAGTCCTTTGAGTGTTGTAAAACGTGAGCCAAACTACCGTTTTATGATTACTTCAGGAACATCATTTGAAGAAAAAATTGATGAGCTTCAAAAAGATTTTCCAGAAAATAAGAAAGTACAGTTCTTAGTAGAAGAAAAAGAAAGCTTTACCACATGGTTTATGAGTTCTGGTTTCCTACTAGTTCTTTTATTCGGTTTCTGGTTCTTGATGAGAAGAATGGCTACTGGCGGTGCTGGTGGGCAAATTTTCAATATTGGTAAATCAAAAGCTCAAATGTTCGACGCCAACCACATGAAAGTAACTTTCAAAGATGTGGCAGGTTTAGATGAAGCAAAAGAAGAGGTAGAAGAAATCGTTGATTTCTTGAAAAACTCTAAGAAATATACAGACCTAGGTGGTAAAATTCCTAAAGGTGTTTTACTAGTAGGCCCTCCAGGTACAGGTAAAACATTATTGGCAAAAGCAGTAGCCGGAGAAGCAGGTGTACCTTTCTTCTCAATGTCAGGTTCTGACTTTGTGGAAATGTTTGTAGGTGTAGGTGCAGCACGTGTACGTGACCTATTCAAACAAGCTAAAGAAAAAGCGCCTTGTATTATCTTTATTGATGAGATTGATGCTATTGGTCGTTCAAGAGGTAAGGGTTCTATGCCAGGTTCTAATGATGAAAGAGAAAACACATTGAACTCACTTCTTGTGGAGATGGATGGTTTCGGTACAGACTCTGGAGTTATTATTCTTGCAGCTACCAACCGTCCAGATGTACTTGATAATGCTTTAATGCGTGCGGGTCGTTTTGACCGTCAAATCTCAGTAGATAAGCCAGATATTAACGGTAGAGAGCAAATCTTTAAAGTACACTTGAATCCAATCAAGGTATCAAAAGATGTGAACGCAAAAGAATTGGCTACTCAAACTCCAGGTTTTGCAGGTGCTGAGTTAGCGAACGTTTGTAACGAAGCTGCTTTAATTGCCGCAAGAAATGATAAGTCAGCTGTAGAAATGGATGATTTCATGGCTGCAATTGATAGAGTAATTGGTGGTTTAGAGAAGAAAAATAAAATCATCTCTAAAGAAGAAAAGAGAATTGTTGCTTATCACGAAGCAGGTCATGCTGTGACAGGTTGGTTCTTGGAACACGCAAACCCGTTAGTAAAAGTAAGTATCGTTCCTCGTGGTGTTGCAGCTTTAGGTTATGCACAATACCTTCCAAAAGAACAATACTTGAATACTACAGAAGAAATGATGGACGAAATCTGTATGACACTAGGTGGTCGTGCAGCAGAGGAAATCATCTTTGGTAGAATTTCAACTGGAGCATTGAGTGATTTGGAAAGAACAACTAAAATGGCTTACAGTATGGTGTCTATTTATGGTATGAACGAGGAGATCGGTCA includes the following:
- the ftsH gene encoding ATP-dependent zinc metalloprotease FtsH, with the protein product MDQKQRNTPKNPMPKGNNYQLWILLSLILVVLGLAYFSNKSGATEPTNINEFKTMLKDGDVEKVVVLNDKWAEIYLSNEALKKNKYKKLQQERSPLSVVKREPNYRFMITSGTSFEEKIDELQKDFPENKKVQFLVEEKESFTTWFMSSGFLLVLLFGFWFLMRRMATGGAGGQIFNIGKSKAQMFDANHMKVTFKDVAGLDEAKEEVEEIVDFLKNSKKYTDLGGKIPKGVLLVGPPGTGKTLLAKAVAGEAGVPFFSMSGSDFVEMFVGVGAARVRDLFKQAKEKAPCIIFIDEIDAIGRSRGKGSMPGSNDERENTLNSLLVEMDGFGTDSGVIILAATNRPDVLDNALMRAGRFDRQISVDKPDINGREQIFKVHLNPIKVSKDVNAKELATQTPGFAGAELANVCNEAALIAARNDKSAVEMDDFMAAIDRVIGGLEKKNKIISKEEKRIVAYHEAGHAVTGWFLEHANPLVKVSIVPRGVAALGYAQYLPKEQYLNTTEEMMDEICMTLGGRAAEEIIFGRISTGALSDLERTTKMAYSMVSIYGMNEEIGHLSFYDPNRSEFSSRPYSEALAEKIDEEVKKLIEGAYQRTLELLREHGDALEKLAQQLLEKEVLYQSDLVKLIGERPFDKKTIYQEFTEEAEEKKAEVEATQAQEEVKPSEDKDSDTEQKPDTTEEV